A stretch of DNA from Lycium ferocissimum isolate CSIRO_LF1 chromosome 4, AGI_CSIRO_Lferr_CH_V1, whole genome shotgun sequence:
TCAATACATAAAAGTAATGAGAAGGGGCGTGAAGATGCACCCGTGCAACTTTTTTCCGATTTGACGTGAGAATCATCAAGCGGGGACTTCGGTTTAGTTTCATTGAAATATGATATGAGATAGGCATCCGATTTAGAAAATCTATCATTTGAGAAAACGACTAATCTGTTATAAAACACAATTTGTTAGTTCTAGAATGAATTAGAGTCCAAGCAAGAACTAGATGGATATAGAAATTCACACGGCATATTTGAAATTGCGTAAGTAGCCGATTTTAAAAACCAATAAGTTGAGAAAACGACTAccaataatttgagaaaacgaCTAATCTGTTCTAAAAGCCAATTAGTACTAGAATGAAATAAGTCCAAGCAGAACCAAATGGATACATAAAATCACACGGCACTCTTTGAAATTGCGGATTTGATTGATGTAATGTACATGTCATTACCAATTCCGTCCAGATTAACATTCTACCATTAGACACATGTACCCTTTAACGCAGtgtttaaaatcatattgcaaTCTTAAAAAACCAGCTTTGTTAGATCCTGGAGAAATCAATTTCCAAGGATattcttcaagttttttttttttgggttaattaAAGATTTATATTAACTAACTGTAAGAAATAACAAAAAAGGGGAGATTAAACCAAATCTTGCCCCTCTCAAAAGCAACTCAAGATTTTAATTCACACACGAGAGAGAGAAATTGAGAAAGACACAAAAGACTGAAATATGGTGTCATCAACTGTCATCGGTCTACAAATACAATTAAAAGACTGTTAATACCCTTCCCATAAACAGAGTACAACCGAGATTTTTCATGACCCACCCCAACCTAGTATCATCGGCTTATATTCTACATTCCCCcgaaatgaaaagaaatatcTATTCAACTGCTGTAGGAAGAACAATCTTCTTCAGCAGTTCCCCTATAGTATTTTTACATAAACTGAACTGTACAGGAGTCCACAGGACCGTTCTACCTGGAACTCTCCTCCACCCATATATCAGGGCTCTCTCACAATTTCACACAAGCAAGCCGCctggaaaagaaaaacatagAGAAATGACAGCCAGCAAGTAACATAATACTTACCGTGTTGAGCTGGCTTTTCATCCCTCAATGCCATGAAACTCCACTTCTTTCAAGCAGTTGATGTAACACTATACCTACAAGACAAACCATAAAAAAGAAACCAAAATACCGCACCTTTAAAGAAAAAGTctgaaatataaaacaaaatgtAAGAACAAGTATGAAACCATGTAACATGCCTTATAGAAGATTTTTGTACAGACTCTGATCCAATGCTATCCAGAGATGTTAACATTCCATGTGCTGCTTTTGGCTTCATGAAACACAAAAGAAATAATAGTTAAAGGTCATGGAAAACACTAAGAACGGAAGTATGAATGAACTATAAAAATCAATGACGTCAGAGAGATAAGAGGCAAGATAAACTTATTCAAAACCTCTAACTCCAGCAACGCATCTTCAATAAACCTAGAACCATTTTCACATACATTATTCAAAAGTGACTTGGACTCGGCCCTGTATAAGTCACCCTGAGAGGAACATAGAGAGTTGCAACCAGTACTGCCCACTGGACGACCGTCATGGCTGAGTCGGAGCAATTCATGTGCAGGTTCCCCAGAGGTACCAGCAAACTCCGTCGTATCATTTGTCAAACTATTTGAAATTTCTTCACTCTTTCTCTTCCCTCGAGTAACTGTCGAGGAACACTGTTGTAAGAACATGCCATTTTTCTGACCAACAATAAGCTCGGGTGAAGCTGAATCCCTTGGAGGGCTAATTGATGGTCTTTTGTCCTGACTCTGTTGCTTCTCTTCTGCACCTTCAagctcttttttccttttcaaccCTCTTTCAGAGTAAGGTTTCTCTGCCAGCTGCCCACTCATTAGCCTGCGTTTATATCCATCTGGTGAAACATAAGAGGGAATCTGCTTTCTACGAACATGGGACACAAACATTTCCATTCCTGGTTTCCAATACATATACATGTTTACTTGGTGTCTAAACTCATCAACTGTCCCGCGAATATCAAATTGCTGCCCTTCTTGAACCAACTCCCCTGGCCTCCTCTGCAAACCCATGAAGAAGGCACGATGTGCGCATTGTTTGGAGGGGTCCACATACTCATGGGGATAAGGATGGCACTGCAATTTCCCAAATGTGTCCCGTTCTATCTGCAAAGATACAACAacaattctaaataaacatGAAACATTGGCTTCACTTGCTACCTTCTCTTTATTTCCTTCTGTAGAGGCTCAAATGAAGGAACCGGAGCCTCCTGAGCATCAGTTATTCGAAAAGTAATAGGTTTTACCATCAAAGTAAGCTGCCTTAACCGGGATTCGACCCAGCCTCTCCACACAAGCAAGTCATCAGCATCAGCTGCAACTATGTCAACTTGCAAATAGTTCTTGTAGCTTTCAAAGAAAGGATACTGCTCAAACAGTGCAGTCCACCGGGCTTTATTCAGCTCAATTTCCTGATACGGGAAAGCAAAAGGAGGTAAAGCCAGAACTAGCTAAATACAACATAATTACCAGAGGGGAATTATTCATACCTGGCATATGTTGTTACCGAATTCAAATTGTTCTGTCATAACTCGAAGAGTACTTGCAGACACATTGTAGCTGGAGTTCATGCAAGGATAGGCAGGTGTAATAATTGGCATCTGATGTGTCCGGTCCCAAGGATTTTTTCGTGGATCCCAGACAGAAAATCCAAATTCTTTATCCTCTATCTCACAAAGCATAACAGGATTTGGCCAGCGCCATTGTGTATATACACGAAAAAAACGAGAAACCAGCATACTCGGAACAGCATTTGGATAAAGTTGGCAAACCCGAGCAACCAGAAGAGCCCAGTTCACTCCACCTAGAAATCCAGTCACCTAAAAGAGAATccaaaatgaacaaaaaatagATGGGTCAAAGAAAAGAACGAACACTAATAAGCTGGAGAGGAGGGagtaggcaaaaaaaaaaagcgaaccTACATTTGAATAAACACCACGCTGTTTAGCCCAAAACTTTAAACACCGAAGTGTGGTCCGGAAAAACTGCATTGCAGAAGAAAAATGAGATGTTACAGTCAGATCTAGAATCTTGAAAATATTTACTCTCCTTTTTGTTTGCTTTTTGGTTGGGGATCATCACCTCAATATTTGGAACATGTTTAATAATTTTATCTGCCACCCTGCAGCCATTAAGGCTCCTTACAGTTGGCTCATCAACATTGCACAACATCGATTCACTGGAAATGTCCAAATCCTGTCCACAAGAAGATGTAAAGAACACATCAGGTATAACTACTAGTGGTATATAGCTGATTGATGCCAAAATTGGATGTCAATTCAGAGAATATAGAGTATTCACGTATCCCCGTCCTGTCTGGAGGCCCATGACTTGGTAAGCTCCTGGAATGGTCGGGTGTACCATGGAATATAACACatgaagaaattcaagaatGTAAAAGTCCTCAGATCCATAAAGGGTTAAGCTAAAATTCTCATTGCTGCAGGTGAAAAGGATGAAGCGTCACGAGTAGAAGCAGAAATCTAGAAGAAAATCAGGgcttttttccagaaaaaaaatGTTGGTGTAGGGAAATAAATTTCTTCTGAAGCAAGGTTTGACGTATAGAAAAGGTCTCTCCCTTTTTGGGGAGACAAAAAGGAAATGGACAGCTTTTACAAAGAAATAGCACTTACATCTGGTACAACCAAAAGAGAAATGCTTGCATAGAGAAGATCAATTGAGATCCCATCAAACTTAAACTTCATAACAGGGACATGTGCATCTGGAACTGGTTGTAGTTCAGTAACTTCTTCCCTCTCCGCCAAAATATTATGCAATACAAAAAAGAAGTCATCCTGGCAAACAATGTCAGCGTTAGATGCTAATTAAAATGGCCAACTGAGACTCGAAAAGAACACCAGAAACTAAAACAACCTCTCGATTCACGTAAGATGGTCCAACACATAATGTGTCTATGTCAGCTCCAGGACCATGCACCTACAAAAAAGGAATCTTATAATTAGTCAAATAGTGTTACTAAGGGACATCAAACATTCAGTCATTCTCCTAAAAAATGTAAACCTTTTACAACATAATTGTAAATACATATGTGTTGAGGGAGTAATTGTAAATCTTATGCTGTTCAAGGGAACATAAGATAAGAAGCTGCTTACCCCAAGCCGATAAGAACCAAAGGTTAAAATGACGGCATTTGCATCCTCAACCATCTGATCACTATACCCTCTTAGTCGAGTAAGATCTTTCACCCAGTCCTTCACAATctagaaaggaaaaaattaataactGTCACAAGACTGGATTGAGCCAAAACAGAAAAGAACTATATGAAATGCAAAGGAAAAGGAAGGTAGCAAAGGCTAAAGCTTAGCAATATTCTACTTTAATTTCAAGACATAAAGGGGTAAATGGAAAACAATATTCTACTTTAATTTCCTTcattaaccaaaaaaataaacagTCTGAGAAAAATAGTCCCATCAATCCTTACCAGCAACTAAAGAATATCGTTACATTCCCTTCATCTTTCTTAGAATTAACCTATGAATgcaattttggttttttttttttttttttttgtgtgtgtgtgtgtggggggggggggggaggggtaaCAACAATCCCGGCATAGAGTTGCGAAACAGGAAATTTGAAGTTTCAGCAAATAATACTGAAAAAAATTAGTGATCAGAAATTAAACTTGCTTAGTAAGAATACAGTGACATTTAATAAATACATCAAATGTTACTTCAAATACGATTTACTGACTTAAACAGAAACTACAAAATCCAAACAAGGGAAAACAAGGAACCATCAAGTGGAAAGTCAACAATTAATAAATGCAATTTAAGGGGCAATAGAATACTATCTGTTTTGCTAAGTTCAGCgagatgaatttttttttcccaaaaggcACAGCACATATCAGTTCACTCTTCACTGAAATCCAAATGACCATCCAAAAATGTGTATGCAGTCGCCACTCACAGCCTACTCATGCCCTGTTCAGACTTCAGAAGTTACTGAAGACATGACTTTTTTACTGTTCCTCCCTAGGCAGGCatcagactttttttttttttttttttttttatataaatgtgGTGTCCGGACCAGCTTGCGCTCACCTCGACTAAATCCACAGGATACCTGTCACCTCCCACCCACTAGCAGCAGGTACCaggtaactctatccaccaagacgagaacagatgggaagaaatcacctagtgtttttgtcgCTGCTGGGAATGAACCTAAGACCTCATGGtgctcaacccacttcattgaccactaggccacacccaaCCCTTGGGTTAGACAGGCACCCTACGTAATGTACTAGAATGCCTAAAAGTCGAGAATGATGGAGTCCACAGCTCTTAATTTACTAAACAACTACAACCACAAATTGATCCCAAGATAGTTAAGTCAGCTATATGAATTCTCAATATCATCCTGCTCCATCAATACTAGAACACTCTCTAAATCTACTGTCTCTAAATCATATGCTCCTTTCTAATCAAGGCCTCAAAGTCTCAACCAGCATACATAATTCTTCTTCTCTACCCCATATCCAGACATAATAAAGGTCAAAGGATATAAAGAGGTTTGGTGAACAAGTTATACTTAGTTGACTATAGTCAACCGACTACCCTGAATCATAAATTAGTCTCTCCTAATAGTTTAATTGGGTAATCACCAAAACAcatagaagaaaaaagattaCCTGTTTTAGTTGGCAGAGAACTTCTTCTCTCTTAGCAGCCTCCTCAACACTTTCATATAGTCCAGCACcaaccaaaaactacaattcaCAAAAAAACCAACACATCATCAAAATACATAAACTGAAGCACAAAAAACAACacagcaaacaaaaaaaaaaaaaggaaccttAAAAAACAAACCTTTTCCAATTCTTTAGTACGCTGAATATCAGCCTCCATAGGCCCTGCTAAAGACAAAGGTTTCGTCACCCCATATTGCTTGGCCATTATCATAAAAAATTTTGTTCTAGTAGTTCAATAAAAGGACCACAAATCCAATCTTTACAGAGCAAAAAAATGACCAAATTAACCAAGAAACGGATCAGAAactcaaaattctaattttgggGGAGACCCAAAAGGTAAACTAAgacaaatatgaagaaaaaggggtTTCTTGAATTGTAAGTACCCAAATCaagaacagaaaaaaaaaaaaaacagcctAGATCTAGAACAATAAGGGTTTGTTTGTTTGGGGGATTATAAAGGGCCGGCGGAAAGTGATACGAAAGAGCACACGTTCACATTCCTAGTTATGGAggatatacttttttttttctagaaagaAAAGGTGGGCTAAGGCGCGTTTGATATTTCTGTAGGTTTTTTGCCAGTTGGCAACTTGGTTTGGTTATTACTTATTAGTGGCAGTTTTGAAATCTTTAATGGGCACTACCattactttctctttcttcatttacttttttacttgtttgaatttgaaaacggaaaagggcaaataaataaataaaggctCATAAATATACTCCATTCATCTTTTGATTTGATTTAAATAGGGTGCAATCTATTTTTATAGCTCGAGAATACCCCTCAAAACGAACAACTTATACCTTGATGGCTTTTTATAGTTTAGCCTTTGGCCATTCGATATGatatcatgatttcatattttgatttcaaatcagcATTTGTTTATGCAATTTGCATAAAATTTTCTaacttcaacttcatatcatgatttcaaatcccaaattcttCAAAAGATGCCTCGTTTGGACATGAAACGATAAAAACTGAATATGTTTGGACCGCATTTTTGATTTCTtaagttgcatttttttttttataagtttatAGTTGTGAAAACCATAAAAAAATTTCCGGTTCTTTAATCTTCTtaaatgagtaaatcatagcTCATAATAAAAGTAAATACTAGAagataaaaaatacaacatcaattgatcaaactttagttcaataaaaggaaaatttaacattaatagtaatgtaactactctttaatataatcctcccacatagtAAACAtgattagtaaatatatttaccaactgacag
This window harbors:
- the LOC132052228 gene encoding nuclear poly(A) polymerase 4-like isoform X2, which produces MIMAKQYGVTKPLSLAGPMEADIQRTKELEKFLVGAGLYESVEEAAKREEVLCQLKQIVKDWVKDLTRLRGYSDQMVEDANAVILTFGSYRLGVHGPGADIDTLCVGPSYVNREDDFFFVLHNILAEREEVTELQPVPDAHVPVMKFKFDGISIDLLYASISLLVVPDDLDISSESMLCNVDEPTVRSLNGCRVADKIIKHVPNIEFFRTTLRCLKFWAKQRGVYSNVTGFLGGVNWALLVARVCQLYPNAVPSMLVSRFFRVYTQWRWPNPVMLCEIEDKEFGFSVWDPRKNPWDRTHQMPIITPAYPCMNSSYNVSASTLRVMTEQFEFGNNICQEIELNKARWTALFEQYPFFESYKNYLQVDIVAADADDLLVWRGWVESRLRQLTLMIERDTFGKLQCHPYPHEYVDPSKQCAHRAFFMGLQRRPGELVQEGQQFDIRGTVDEFRHQVNMYMYWKPGMEMFVSHVRRKQIPSYVSPDGYKRRLMSGQLAEKPYSERGLKRKKELEGAEEKQQSQDKRPSISPPRDSASPELIVGQKNGMFLQQCSSTVTRGKRKSEEISNSLTNDTTEFAGTSGEPAHELLRLSHDGRPVGSTGCNSLCSSQGDLYRAESKSLLNNPKAAHGMLTSLDSIGSESVQKSSIRHVTWFHTCSYILFYISDFFFKGAVFWFLFYGLSCRYSVTSTA
- the LOC132052228 gene encoding nuclear poly(A) polymerase 4-like isoform X4, with the translated sequence MIMAKQYGVTKPLSLAGPMEADIQRTKELEKFLVGAGLYESVEEAAKREEVLCQLKQIVKDWVKDLTRLRGYSDQMVEDANAVILTFGSYRLGVHGPGADIDTLCVGPSYVNREDDFFFVLHNILAEREEVTELQPVPDAHVPVMKFKFDGISIDLLYASISLLVVPDDLDISSESMLCNVDEPTVRSLNGCRVADKIIKHVPNIEFFRTTLRCLKFWAKQRGVYSNVTGFLGGVNWALLVARVCQLYPNAVPSMLVSRFFRVYTQWRWPNPVMLCEIEDKEFGFSVWDPRKNPWDRTHQMPIITPAYPCMNSSYNVSASTLRVMTEQFEFGNNICQEIELNKARWTALFEQYPFFESYKNYLQVDIVAADADDLLVWRGWVESRLRQLTLMIERDTFGKLQCHPYPHEYVDPSKQCAHRAFFMGLQRRPGELVQEGQQFDIRGTVDEFRHQVNMYMYWKPGMEMFVSHVRRKQIPSYVSPDGYKRRLMSGQLAEKPYSERGLKRKKELEGAEEKQQSQDKRPSISPPRDSASPELIVGQKNGMFLQQCSSTVTRGKRKSEEISNSLTNDTTEFAGTSGEPAHELLRLSHDGRPVGSTGCNSLCSSQGDLYRAESKSLLNNPKAAHGMLTSLDSIGSESVQKSSIRYSVTSTA
- the LOC132052228 gene encoding nuclear poly(A) polymerase 4-like isoform X3, with the protein product MIMAKQYGVTKPLSLAGPMEADIQRTKELEKFLVGAGLYESVEEAAKREEVLCQLKQIVKDWVKDLTRLRGYSDQMVEDANAVILTFGSYRLGVHGPGADIDTLCVGPSYVNREDDFFFVLHNILAEREEVTELQPVPDAHVPVMKFKFDGISIDLLYASISLLVVPDDLDISSESMLCNVDEPTVRSLNGCRVADKIIKHVPNIEFFRTTLRCLKFWAKQRGVYSNVTGFLGGVNWALLVARVCQLYPNAVPSMLVSRFFRVYTQWRWPNPVMLCEIEDKEFGFSVWDPRKNPWDRTHQMPIITPAYPCMNSSYNVSASTLRVMTEQFEFGNNICQEIELNKARWTALFEQYPFFESYKNYLQVDIVAADADDLLVWRGWVESRLRQLTLMIERDTFGKLQCHPYPHEYVDPSKQCAHRAFFMGLQRRPGELVQEGQQFDIRGTVDEFRHQVNMYMYWKPGMEMFVSHVRRKQIPSYVSPDGYKRRLMSGQLAEKPYSERGLKRKKELEGAEEKQQSQDKRPSISPPRDSASPELIVGQKNGMFLQQCSSTVTRGKRKSEEISNSLTNDTTEFAGTSGEPAHELLRLSHDGRPVGSTGCNSLCSSQGDLYRAESKSLLNNVCENGSRFIEDALLELEPKAAHGMLTSLDSIGSESVQKSSIRYSVTSTA
- the LOC132052228 gene encoding nuclear poly(A) polymerase 4-like isoform X1 — translated: MIMAKQYGVTKPLSLAGPMEADIQRTKELEKFLVGAGLYESVEEAAKREEVLCQLKQIVKDWVKDLTRLRGYSDQMVEDANAVILTFGSYRLGVHGPGADIDTLCVGPSYVNREDDFFFVLHNILAEREEVTELQPVPDAHVPVMKFKFDGISIDLLYASISLLVVPDDLDISSESMLCNVDEPTVRSLNGCRVADKIIKHVPNIEFFRTTLRCLKFWAKQRGVYSNVTGFLGGVNWALLVARVCQLYPNAVPSMLVSRFFRVYTQWRWPNPVMLCEIEDKEFGFSVWDPRKNPWDRTHQMPIITPAYPCMNSSYNVSASTLRVMTEQFEFGNNICQEIELNKARWTALFEQYPFFESYKNYLQVDIVAADADDLLVWRGWVESRLRQLTLMIERDTFGKLQCHPYPHEYVDPSKQCAHRAFFMGLQRRPGELVQEGQQFDIRGTVDEFRHQVNMYMYWKPGMEMFVSHVRRKQIPSYVSPDGYKRRLMSGQLAEKPYSERGLKRKKELEGAEEKQQSQDKRPSISPPRDSASPELIVGQKNGMFLQQCSSTVTRGKRKSEEISNSLTNDTTEFAGTSGEPAHELLRLSHDGRPVGSTGCNSLCSSQGDLYRAESKSLLNNVCENGSRFIEDALLELEPKAAHGMLTSLDSIGSESVQKSSIRHVTWFHTCSYILFYISDFFFKGAVFWFLFYGLSCRYSVTSTA